Proteins from a single region of Amycolatopsis sp. CA-230715:
- a CDS encoding LacI family DNA-binding transcriptional regulator, protein MRTDGPVTLVEVAKAAGVSKTTASDALRNSGRVSERTRQLVTSMATRLGYSPNASAQSLRRASTGAIGLHVPEILTRSEYYMSFVFGVVDQAAEMNYDVTLITSKHVPSPGAFHRVDGVVLGDPLETDPVVRGLLGAAVPTVTCERFTGEAVPSGVVRSDHSGMLERLLAHLRSAGARRPALLASSSTTDWGKRLQQTFRAWCEAEGLPVLLREQVFGSSAEVVRDNVRALLADDPALDALVCAPDGSAVAALPVLREAGREVGGDLLLAACVDSVPLQHSDPPITAIDLHPRAAGAACAQLLFDILAGKAPEGTERSLPIGLVERRSTTR, encoded by the coding sequence GTGCGTACAGATGGGCCGGTCACACTGGTCGAGGTGGCGAAGGCCGCGGGCGTGTCGAAGACGACGGCGTCCGACGCGCTGCGCAACTCCGGCCGGGTGTCCGAGCGGACGAGGCAGCTGGTCACCAGCATGGCGACCCGCCTCGGCTACTCCCCCAACGCCTCGGCGCAATCGCTTCGCCGGGCGAGCACCGGTGCGATCGGCCTGCACGTGCCGGAGATCCTGACCCGGTCCGAGTACTACATGTCGTTCGTGTTCGGCGTGGTCGACCAGGCCGCCGAAATGAACTACGACGTCACGCTGATCACCTCGAAGCACGTGCCGTCGCCCGGCGCCTTCCACCGGGTGGACGGGGTGGTCCTCGGCGACCCCCTGGAAACCGATCCGGTGGTCCGCGGCCTGCTCGGCGCGGCGGTGCCCACGGTGACCTGCGAGCGGTTCACCGGCGAGGCCGTGCCCTCCGGTGTCGTCCGGTCGGACCACTCCGGGATGCTCGAACGGCTGCTGGCCCACCTGCGTTCGGCGGGCGCGCGGCGCCCGGCGCTGCTCGCGTCCAGTTCGACCACCGACTGGGGAAAGCGCCTGCAGCAGACGTTCCGCGCCTGGTGCGAGGCGGAGGGTCTGCCGGTGCTGTTGCGGGAGCAGGTGTTCGGGTCGTCGGCGGAGGTGGTGCGCGACAACGTGCGCGCTCTGCTGGCCGACGATCCCGCCCTCGACGCGCTGGTCTGCGCGCCGGACGGCTCCGCGGTCGCCGCGCTGCCCGTGCTGCGCGAAGCGGGCCGCGAGGTCGGCGGCGACCTCCTGCTGGCCGCGTGCGTGGACAGCGTCCCGTTGCAGCACAGCGATCCGCCGATCACCGCCATCGACCTGCACCCGCGCGCGGCGGGCGCGGCGTGCGCCCAGCTGCTGTTCGACATCCTCGCCGGGAAGGCACCGGAGGGGACCGAGCGCTCGCTGCCCATCGGCCTCGTCGAGCGGCGGTCCACCACCCGGTGA
- a CDS encoding ABC transporter substrate-binding protein, whose product MRIRRSMAVLAALPLAASCAAQPPPEPSAPDRPGYLAVADESLPRGGTLELQLPVDTGAVSGLDPQLADVATSWELMSLVYETLVTVGPGFEPRPGLATSWETPSPTEYVFHLRPGVTFSNGRAMTPADVVGSMRRLLAGKGVWRTQIGPVESVTATGPDTVRFTLSRPYTPFLSALANTPAAVLPMTEIENGSLDVTKTMLGTGPFVATFHRQDVLWRFKRHDRYWAPGKPGVDGVNVAIVPQDPTRIASLQNNSAGLAVLGNVDAPQVLAGVRGVRVRAQSTTDFYYLMLNSNAPGGKFADKRVRTAINIAMDRAQIAKIATNGLGKPTGVTPADLPDACDPAALPSATAGLDRARQLLKDAGAEHLKFSITAYATEPAPAIAQVIQQNLARIGIEVTIEQLDEGSWAGKVYGSVPAGFDAALSWFAGYAGAGMVAKWWNPEAAGFNLGFMKPNPDLNRVLDSATSEPDGPGRAPALRKLCAAVDTDAQMIPLVTRPVIVGYRADSVSPTVYATEGYGNAFRGLADYRLSSRP is encoded by the coding sequence ATGCGGATCCGACGGTCCATGGCCGTACTGGCCGCGCTGCCGCTGGCCGCCTCGTGCGCCGCGCAGCCGCCGCCGGAGCCGTCCGCGCCCGACCGGCCCGGCTACCTCGCCGTCGCGGACGAGTCGCTGCCCCGCGGCGGCACGCTCGAACTGCAACTGCCCGTCGACACCGGCGCGGTCTCCGGTCTCGACCCGCAGCTCGCCGACGTGGCGACGTCGTGGGAACTGATGTCCCTCGTCTACGAAACGCTCGTGACCGTCGGGCCCGGTTTCGAACCGCGGCCGGGGCTCGCGACGAGCTGGGAAACGCCGAGCCCGACCGAGTACGTCTTCCACCTCCGGCCCGGCGTCACCTTTTCCAACGGCCGCGCGATGACCCCGGCCGACGTGGTCGGCAGCATGCGCAGGCTGCTGGCGGGCAAGGGCGTGTGGCGGACGCAGATCGGCCCGGTCGAATCGGTGACCGCGACCGGACCGGACACCGTGCGGTTCACGCTTTCCCGTCCCTACACGCCTTTCCTGTCCGCGCTGGCGAACACCCCCGCCGCGGTGCTGCCGATGACCGAGATCGAGAACGGCTCGCTCGACGTCACCAAGACCATGCTCGGCACCGGCCCGTTCGTGGCCACCTTCCACCGCCAGGACGTGCTGTGGCGGTTCAAGCGCCACGATCGCTACTGGGCGCCGGGCAAACCCGGAGTGGACGGGGTGAACGTCGCGATCGTGCCGCAGGACCCGACCAGGATCGCCTCGTTGCAGAACAACAGCGCCGGGCTCGCGGTGCTCGGCAACGTGGATGCGCCGCAGGTGCTCGCCGGGGTGCGCGGGGTCCGCGTGCGCGCACAGTCCACAACGGACTTCTACTACCTGATGCTCAACAGCAACGCGCCGGGCGGGAAGTTCGCGGACAAGCGGGTCCGCACCGCGATCAACATCGCGATGGACCGCGCGCAGATCGCGAAGATCGCCACCAACGGGCTCGGCAAGCCGACCGGGGTCACCCCGGCTGACCTGCCCGACGCGTGCGACCCGGCGGCACTGCCCTCGGCGACCGCGGGGCTCGACCGCGCGCGGCAACTGCTGAAGGACGCGGGCGCCGAGCACCTGAAGTTCTCGATCACCGCCTACGCGACCGAGCCCGCGCCCGCCATCGCGCAGGTGATCCAGCAGAACCTGGCGCGTATCGGCATCGAGGTCACGATCGAACAGCTCGACGAGGGGAGCTGGGCTGGCAAGGTCTACGGCTCGGTGCCAGCGGGGTTCGACGCCGCGTTGTCCTGGTTCGCCGGGTACGCGGGCGCGGGAATGGTCGCGAAGTGGTGGAACCCGGAGGCCGCGGGGTTCAACCTCGGCTTCATGAAGCCGAATCCGGACCTGAACCGGGTGCTCGACTCGGCGACGTCCGAACCGGACGGTCCCGGCAGGGCGCCCGCGCTGCGCAAGCTGTGCGCCGCGGTCGACACCGACGCCCAGATGATCCCGCTGGTGACGCGGCCGGTGATCGTCGGCTACCGCGCGGATTCGGTGAGCCCCACCGTGTACGCCACCGAGGGCTACGGCAACGCCTTCCGCGGCCTGGCCGACTACCGGCTCTCGTCGCGCCCCTGA
- a CDS encoding ABC transporter permease, with protein sequence MTTWRRLDALSRTGLVCLVVLVLAALAGSVFGLGGNPDGIVGPRLAAPSWQWPLGTDQLGRSMLPRVLEGIGTTLLLSTLAVLVTASLSTVLGIVAGYRGGWLAELVLRLVDVLYSFPTIVLAILVAAVLGPGQAATLCSIVLVTIPLMTRLVRTAAMTVSQRDYITSAVISGVGWWRILARHVLPNVSGTIAVQGTYALSVGILVEGGLSFLGFGVQPPESSLGVLIQQGGIYLLAAPWLLAFPGVVLVVAILAINVFGDGLRDRLEPRESRSLV encoded by the coding sequence ATGACCACGTGGCGCAGGCTGGATGCGTTGTCCCGCACGGGTTTGGTATGCCTGGTCGTGCTGGTGCTCGCGGCGCTGGCCGGATCGGTGTTCGGGCTCGGCGGGAACCCGGACGGGATCGTCGGGCCCCGGCTCGCAGCCCCGAGCTGGCAGTGGCCGCTCGGCACCGATCAGCTCGGCCGGTCGATGCTGCCGAGGGTGCTCGAAGGCATCGGCACCACGTTGCTGCTGTCCACGCTCGCGGTGCTGGTCACCGCGAGCCTGAGCACGGTGCTCGGGATCGTCGCCGGGTACCGGGGCGGCTGGCTCGCGGAACTGGTGCTGCGCCTGGTGGACGTGCTCTATTCGTTCCCGACGATCGTGCTCGCGATCCTGGTCGCCGCAGTGCTCGGACCGGGCCAGGCGGCGACCCTGTGCAGCATCGTGCTGGTCACCATCCCGCTGATGACCAGGCTGGTCCGCACGGCCGCGATGACGGTGTCCCAACGGGACTACATCACCTCGGCGGTGATCAGCGGCGTCGGCTGGTGGCGGATCCTCGCCAGGCACGTGCTGCCGAACGTCTCGGGCACCATCGCGGTTCAGGGCACCTACGCGCTGTCCGTCGGCATCCTGGTCGAGGGCGGGCTGAGCTTCCTCGGTTTCGGCGTCCAGCCACCGGAGTCGTCGCTCGGCGTGCTCATCCAGCAGGGCGGCATCTACCTGCTCGCGGCGCCGTGGCTGCTCGCCTTCCCGGGCGTGGTGCTGGTCGTGGCGATACTGGCCATCAACGTGTTCGGGGACGGTTTGCGCGACCGGCTCGAACCGAGGGAGTCGAGGTCACTGGTATGA
- a CDS encoding ABC transporter ATP-binding protein, translating to MTPVLELDDVSVSFASGPPFRRRTTHAMRGVSLRIDPGETVGLVGESGSGKTTTSMVALGLRTPSSGAVRFEGEPFPKRRRALAGRMQAVLQHPQWSLDPRMRVGRSVAEPLGVLGHADAEERTLAMLDEVGLDASFAQRYPHQLSGGQRQRVSIARALITRPPFLVFDEAVSALDVSVQAQILNLIKDLQAEFGFAALFISHDLGAVRYVADRVAVLRGGEIVETAEAAVFYRTPAHEYSRRLMEAL from the coding sequence ATGACACCGGTGCTGGAACTCGACGACGTGTCGGTGTCGTTCGCCTCGGGCCCGCCGTTCCGGCGCCGCACCACGCACGCGATGCGCGGGGTGTCGTTGCGCATCGATCCCGGCGAAACGGTGGGGCTGGTCGGCGAATCCGGTTCCGGCAAGACGACCACCAGCATGGTGGCGCTCGGCCTGCGGACCCCGTCGAGCGGCGCGGTGCGCTTCGAGGGCGAGCCCTTCCCGAAGCGCCGCCGCGCGCTGGCCGGGCGGATGCAGGCGGTGCTCCAGCATCCACAATGGTCACTCGACCCGAGGATGCGCGTCGGCAGATCGGTCGCCGAGCCGCTCGGTGTGCTCGGTCACGCCGACGCCGAAGAGCGGACGCTCGCGATGCTCGACGAGGTCGGGCTGGACGCCTCGTTCGCGCAGCGGTACCCGCACCAGCTCTCCGGCGGCCAGCGCCAGCGCGTGTCCATCGCGCGGGCCCTGATCACCCGGCCGCCGTTCCTCGTCTTCGACGAGGCGGTGAGCGCGCTCGACGTCTCGGTGCAGGCGCAGATCCTGAACCTGATCAAGGATCTCCAGGCCGAGTTCGGGTTCGCGGCCCTGTTCATCTCCCACGATCTCGGCGCCGTCCGGTACGTCGCGGATCGGGTCGCCGTCCTGCGCGGTGGTGAGATCGTGGAGACCGCCGAGGCCGCGGTCTTCTACCGGACACCGGCACACGAGTATTCACGACGACTGATGGAGGCACTTTGA
- a CDS encoding ABC transporter permease — protein sequence MRLFSWWARRVLSAVLTLFVVSVLIFGASRLMPGGFAEVVLGPFASPDQRAAVSAKYGLDQSLVVQYGLWLAAALKGDLGTSLLSGEPVAGEFLLRIPVTVELTLLGIAAAVLIGIPLGVYTAVRAGERGGGALGRLAGGLGVSVPEFVLGSLVVFVFSRYALGLTVGGYRPLGEDLGANLRSMVLPAAVLSVFAIAVTARTTRDAVMNVLVEPYITASVARGETPLAIIGRHVLRNASIPILVVLTTITAYLLGGAVIIENLFNLPGVGSYVVQAVGRRDYAVVQAGVLLAAAVFVVLTMLSDAVSGVLDPRLGKAVR from the coding sequence ATGCGGTTGTTTTCCTGGTGGGCCCGCCGGGTGCTGAGCGCGGTGCTGACCCTGTTCGTGGTGTCCGTCCTGATCTTCGGCGCCTCGCGGTTGATGCCGGGCGGGTTCGCCGAGGTCGTGCTCGGCCCGTTCGCCAGTCCCGACCAGCGCGCGGCGGTGTCCGCGAAGTACGGGCTCGACCAGAGCTTGGTGGTGCAGTACGGGTTGTGGCTCGCCGCCGCGCTGAAGGGCGACCTCGGCACGTCACTGCTGTCCGGCGAACCGGTGGCGGGTGAGTTCCTGCTGCGGATCCCGGTGACCGTGGAGCTGACCCTGCTCGGTATCGCCGCCGCGGTCCTGATCGGCATTCCCCTCGGCGTCTACACGGCCGTTCGCGCCGGTGAGCGTGGCGGCGGCGCGCTCGGCAGGCTGGCTGGCGGGCTCGGGGTGAGCGTGCCCGAGTTCGTGCTGGGCAGCCTGGTGGTGTTCGTGTTCTCCCGGTACGCGCTCGGCCTCACCGTCGGCGGATACCGGCCGCTCGGCGAGGACCTCGGAGCGAACCTGCGTTCGATGGTGCTGCCCGCCGCGGTGCTGTCGGTGTTCGCCATCGCCGTCACCGCGAGGACCACGCGTGACGCGGTGATGAACGTGCTCGTGGAGCCCTACATCACCGCGTCGGTGGCGCGCGGGGAAACCCCGCTGGCGATCATCGGCAGGCACGTGCTGCGCAACGCCTCGATCCCGATCCTGGTGGTGCTGACCACGATCACCGCGTACCTGCTCGGCGGCGCGGTGATCATCGAGAACCTGTTCAACCTGCCCGGGGTCGGCTCCTACGTGGTGCAGGCCGTCGGGCGCCGCGACTACGCCGTGGTGCAGGCGGGTGTGCTGCTCGCGGCCGCGGTGTTCGTCGTGCTGACCATGCTCAGCGACGCGGTCTCGGGTGTGCTTGATCCGAGGCTCGGGAAGGCGGTCCGATGA
- a CDS encoding C45 family autoproteolytic acyltransferase/hydolase codes for MSIATYVSTELDSAERGRAFGEANRDELHAAFARYATLFEALGGREHQVAEWGERALAETAAWAPSLAEEIAGVADGAGLDRWRLGALNGRTEVLAALAVTGEGECSTAVVLPRAGAPRTVQTWDWHDTFRDGMLLWSLEPSRGRRVHTFTEFGVAGKIGVTSEGLGVHFNVLRHASDHDGIGVPVHVVARRILDEANSVRDAVELARSARLSASSVITVVTYDGERSDAIGLELSPAGVAELPVGSDGVLVHTNHFLDPELAGGEGTTADVSTTYDRLPGLRDRIEAVDTADRTARARALHSHRDGGSALCAHADRALPPHLRWESLATISIDLAEGRLHAHEGGPCRVERDGWQAAPPEPQEGRA; via the coding sequence ATGAGTATCGCGACTTACGTCTCCACAGAACTGGATTCTGCCGAACGCGGCCGCGCTTTCGGCGAGGCGAACCGGGACGAGCTGCACGCCGCTTTCGCCCGCTACGCAACACTTTTCGAAGCCCTGGGCGGGCGAGAGCACCAGGTCGCCGAATGGGGTGAGCGGGCGCTGGCGGAAACGGCGGCGTGGGCCCCGTCGCTGGCCGAGGAGATCGCGGGCGTCGCCGACGGCGCCGGTCTCGACCGCTGGCGGCTCGGCGCGCTCAACGGGCGGACCGAGGTACTGGCCGCGCTCGCGGTCACCGGTGAAGGGGAGTGCTCGACCGCGGTCGTGCTCCCGCGCGCCGGTGCGCCGCGGACCGTGCAGACCTGGGACTGGCACGACACCTTCCGCGACGGCATGCTGCTCTGGTCGCTGGAGCCGAGCCGGGGCCGCCGGGTGCACACCTTCACCGAGTTCGGGGTGGCGGGCAAGATCGGCGTCACCAGCGAGGGGCTCGGCGTGCACTTCAACGTGCTGCGGCACGCGTCGGACCACGACGGCATCGGGGTCCCGGTGCACGTGGTCGCCCGCCGGATCCTGGACGAGGCGAACAGCGTGCGCGACGCCGTCGAACTGGCCCGTTCCGCGCGCCTGTCCGCGTCCTCGGTGATCACCGTGGTCACCTACGACGGCGAGCGCTCCGACGCGATCGGGCTCGAGCTGTCCCCGGCCGGGGTCGCCGAGCTTCCGGTCGGCTCGGACGGGGTTCTGGTGCACACCAACCACTTCCTCGATCCGGAGCTGGCCGGGGGCGAGGGGACCACCGCGGACGTGTCGACCACCTACGACCGGCTCCCCGGCCTGCGCGACCGGATCGAAGCGGTGGACACCGCCGATCGGACCGCGCGGGCGCGCGCACTGCATTCGCACCGCGACGGCGGTTCCGCCCTGTGCGCGCACGCCGATCGCGCGCTGCCACCCCATCTGCGGTGGGAAAGCCTGGCCACGATCAGCATCGACCTCGCCGAAGGACGGCTCCACGCGCACGAAGGCGGGCCGTGCCGGGTCGAGCGGGACGGCTGGCAGGCGGCACCACCGGAACCCCAGGAAGGACGAGCATGA
- a CDS encoding MarR family winged helix-turn-helix transcriptional regulator, translated as MLERTVGTESLSTALTRATRAVTTRIARTLETEDLTLDQWLALDALSRQRGLAMADLAERTMATGPTLTRVVDKLVTTAMVYREVDPTDRRRVRVYLSPRGRALHKRVAGKVRQVERELLDRTSDPQAALTLLDELAER; from the coding sequence ATGCTCGAGCGAACGGTCGGCACCGAGTCCCTGAGCACGGCGCTGACCAGGGCCACCCGTGCGGTGACCACCCGGATCGCGCGCACGCTCGAAACCGAGGACCTGACGCTGGACCAGTGGCTGGCCCTCGACGCGCTGTCCCGGCAGCGCGGGCTCGCGATGGCCGATCTGGCCGAGCGCACGATGGCCACCGGCCCCACCCTGACCAGGGTCGTCGACAAGCTGGTCACCACCGCGATGGTGTACCGCGAGGTCGACCCGACCGACCGGCGCCGCGTGCGCGTGTACCTCAGTCCCCGCGGCAGGGCGCTGCACAAGCGCGTCGCGGGCAAGGTCCGGCAGGTCGAACGGGAACTGCTCGACCGGACCAGCGATCCCCAGGCCGCGCTGACCCTGCTCGACGAGCTCGCCGAACGCTGA
- a CDS encoding P1 family peptidase, with the protein MSTAPDDRLAKPSAYAPGALTNDDVALTPQRSEGRASVPFDLPGVSVGTAEYAEGPTGCTVLHFPEGARTAIDARGGAVGLSGGYRWHEAIVLAGGSVYGLEAAAGVATELLHSKENRTHWAALQHVSGAVIYDFSTRDTAIAPDAALGRAALRNAKAGEFPVGRCGAGLAASVGKIDFGRAEFAGQGAAFREFGGMKVLVATVVNAVGVVVDRDGTVVRGNLHADSSRRRPPVEDYAAAATGGEPVGTLAGNTTLTVLVTNVRLPEVSLNQLGTQVHSSMHRAIQPFHTEIDGDILFTVTTDEVDLEGVSATGLGALASEVAWDAVLSAVE; encoded by the coding sequence TTGAGCACCGCTCCGGACGACCGGCTCGCGAAGCCGTCGGCCTACGCGCCGGGCGCGCTGACCAACGACGACGTGGCGCTGACCCCGCAGCGAAGCGAGGGGCGCGCGTCCGTCCCGTTCGACCTGCCGGGGGTGTCCGTCGGCACCGCCGAATACGCGGAGGGCCCGACCGGCTGCACCGTCCTGCACTTCCCCGAGGGCGCGCGCACCGCGATCGACGCCAGGGGCGGCGCGGTCGGCCTGTCCGGCGGGTACCGGTGGCACGAGGCGATCGTGCTCGCGGGCGGGTCCGTCTACGGGCTGGAAGCCGCCGCGGGGGTGGCCACGGAACTGTTGCACAGCAAGGAAAACCGCACGCACTGGGCCGCGCTGCAGCACGTGTCGGGCGCGGTCATCTACGACTTCTCCACCAGGGACACCGCGATCGCGCCGGACGCGGCACTGGGCAGGGCGGCGCTGCGCAACGCGAAGGCGGGCGAGTTCCCGGTCGGGCGCTGCGGCGCGGGGCTCGCCGCGTCGGTCGGCAAGATCGACTTCGGGCGCGCGGAGTTCGCCGGGCAGGGCGCCGCGTTCCGCGAGTTCGGCGGGATGAAGGTGCTGGTCGCCACCGTGGTCAACGCGGTCGGCGTGGTGGTGGACCGGGACGGGACCGTGGTGCGCGGCAACCTGCACGCCGATTCCTCGCGGCGCCGCCCGCCCGTCGAGGACTACGCGGCGGCCGCCACCGGCGGCGAACCGGTCGGCACGCTCGCCGGGAACACCACGCTCACCGTGCTGGTGACCAACGTCCGGCTGCCCGAGGTCTCGCTGAACCAGCTCGGCACCCAGGTGCACAGCTCGATGCACCGCGCGATCCAGCCGTTCCACACCGAGATCGACGGCGACATCCTCTTCACCGTGACCACCGACGAAGTCGACCTCGAAGGGGTCAGCGCGACCGGGCTCGGCGCGCTCGCTTCGGAGGTCGCCTGGGACGCCGTGCTGAGCGCCGTCGAATGA
- a CDS encoding aldehyde dehydrogenase family protein, translating into MTADLSYHPRTGWNSGGVEASSDAEVDAALAAAAAAAPVVAATAPSERAQWLYEIAAALDVPSTVDELVTLADEETALGEARLRMEIARTSGQLRYYADVAVEGSYLDATIDRQEPGLARAGVPLGPVAVFGASNFPFAFSVLGTDTASALAAGCPVVVKGHPAHPRLSRRLGELTRDALAGTSAPEGFFGLVTGFEAGARLVRSEHTAAVAFTGSQRAGLALWQMANEREVVIPVFAEMGTVNPVVVTPAATARLAELAEGFVASFTLGTGQYCTKPGLLFVPSGHSAAAIVAEELEKRAPKSWMLTSRIAQDANGGVDELVAAGATIAGRADGPGEGWAVSATVLEVPIEKLVSGSRLLEECFGPVVLVAEYENRDQLHAALAQLQGTLTAAVMSTATPDDDPDVAETVARLVPLAGRVTVNDWPTGVAITWAQHHGGPWPATTAPATTSVGAGALGRFTRPVAYQHVPDAALPPALREANPWRIPRRIDGVPG; encoded by the coding sequence ATGACCGCGGACCTCAGTTACCACCCCCGGACCGGCTGGAACTCGGGCGGCGTCGAGGCGAGTTCGGACGCCGAAGTGGACGCGGCGCTCGCCGCCGCGGCGGCCGCCGCACCCGTCGTCGCCGCCACGGCGCCTTCGGAACGCGCGCAATGGCTGTACGAGATCGCCGCCGCGCTCGACGTACCGTCCACAGTGGACGAACTGGTGACGCTCGCCGACGAGGAGACCGCGCTCGGCGAAGCCCGGCTCCGGATGGAGATCGCGCGCACGTCGGGCCAGCTGCGGTACTACGCGGACGTGGCGGTCGAAGGCTCCTACCTCGACGCCACCATCGACCGGCAGGAGCCGGGGCTGGCCAGGGCCGGGGTCCCGCTCGGGCCGGTCGCGGTGTTCGGCGCGAGCAACTTCCCGTTCGCGTTCAGCGTCCTGGGCACCGACACGGCTTCCGCGCTCGCGGCCGGGTGCCCGGTCGTGGTCAAGGGGCATCCCGCGCATCCCAGGCTCAGCCGCCGCCTCGGCGAGCTGACGCGGGACGCACTCGCCGGGACGTCGGCGCCCGAAGGGTTTTTCGGTCTGGTCACCGGGTTCGAGGCCGGGGCGCGGCTCGTGCGGTCCGAACACACCGCGGCGGTGGCGTTCACCGGTTCGCAGCGCGCGGGGCTCGCCCTGTGGCAGATGGCGAACGAACGCGAGGTGGTGATCCCGGTGTTCGCCGAAATGGGCACCGTGAACCCGGTCGTGGTGACCCCCGCGGCGACCGCGCGGCTCGCCGAACTGGCCGAAGGGTTCGTCGCCTCGTTCACCCTCGGCACCGGGCAGTACTGCACCAAGCCCGGCCTGCTGTTCGTCCCGAGTGGACACTCCGCGGCCGCGATCGTGGCCGAGGAGCTGGAAAAGCGCGCGCCGAAGTCGTGGATGCTCACGTCGCGGATCGCGCAGGACGCGAACGGCGGGGTCGACGAACTGGTCGCCGCCGGTGCGACGATCGCGGGGCGCGCGGACGGTCCCGGCGAGGGCTGGGCGGTTTCCGCGACCGTGCTGGAGGTGCCGATCGAAAAACTGGTCAGCGGGTCACGGCTGCTCGAAGAGTGCTTCGGGCCGGTGGTGCTCGTCGCCGAGTACGAAAACCGCGACCAGCTCCACGCGGCTTTGGCGCAGTTGCAAGGAACCTTGACGGCCGCGGTGATGAGCACGGCAACCCCGGACGACGATCCCGACGTCGCCGAAACGGTGGCGCGACTGGTCCCGCTTGCCGGGCGCGTGACCGTGAACGACTGGCCGACCGGTGTCGCGATCACCTGGGCGCAGCACCACGGCGGGCCGTGGCCCGCCACCACCGCGCCCGCCACCACCTCGGTCGGGGCGGGCGCGCTCGGCCGGTTCACCCGGCCGGTCGCCTACCAGCACGTCCCGGACGCCGCACTGCCCCCGGCACTGCGCGAGGCGAACCCGTGGCGCATCCCGCGCCGCATCGACGGCGTACCGGGCTGA
- a CDS encoding ABC transporter ATP-binding protein: MTLLEIDQLVVDYGAVRALDGAALSVSRGETVGIVGESGSGKSTLGAAIGGLLPKAAEVTGGVVKVDDAVVGAMGARELRALRRTKLGYVFQEPIGSLDPTMRVGRQVALALRGKATKADVLDRLATVKLADPVRVARGYPHQLSGGMAQRVAIAMAMAAEPELLIADEPTAALDSQVRDEVLDLVFALAAEAGTTILWLSHDLPAVARRCSRVAVMYGGRVVESGPASAVLAEPRHPYTAALAASVPGAVPEGERLASIPGQPPVLSGAAPGCSFAPRCPAVLDSCAGERPLLHISDGRDVLCHRAAAPEAVGAGR, encoded by the coding sequence ATGACGCTTCTCGAAATCGACCAGCTCGTGGTCGACTACGGCGCCGTGCGCGCGCTCGACGGCGCCGCGCTTTCGGTGTCACGCGGGGAAACCGTCGGCATCGTCGGCGAAAGCGGCTCCGGGAAGTCCACTTTGGGCGCCGCGATCGGCGGCCTGCTGCCGAAAGCGGCCGAGGTGACCGGCGGTGTGGTCAAAGTGGACGATGCCGTGGTCGGCGCGATGGGGGCGCGCGAGCTGCGGGCGTTGCGGCGCACCAAGCTGGGTTACGTGTTCCAGGAACCGATCGGCTCGCTCGACCCGACGATGCGGGTGGGCAGGCAGGTCGCGCTCGCGTTGCGGGGCAAGGCGACCAAGGCCGACGTGCTCGACCGGCTCGCCACGGTGAAACTGGCCGATCCCGTTCGCGTGGCCCGCGGCTATCCACACCAGCTTTCCGGCGGGATGGCGCAGCGGGTGGCGATCGCGATGGCGATGGCCGCCGAACCGGAGCTCCTGATCGCCGACGAGCCGACCGCCGCGCTCGACAGCCAGGTCCGCGACGAGGTGCTCGATCTGGTGTTCGCGCTCGCCGCCGAGGCGGGCACCACGATCCTGTGGCTGAGCCACGACCTGCCCGCGGTCGCCCGCCGCTGCTCACGGGTGGCCGTGATGTACGGCGGGCGGGTGGTGGAATCGGGGCCCGCGTCGGCGGTGCTCGCCGAGCCGCGCCACCCCTACACCGCGGCGCTCGCCGCTTCGGTGCCCGGTGCCGTGCCCGAAGGGGAGCGGCTGGCGTCCATTCCCGGCCAGCCGCCGGTGCTTTCGGGCGCGGCGCCGGGGTGCTCGTTCGCGCCGCGCTGCCCAGCCGTGCTCGACTCGTGCGCGGGGGAGCGGCCGCTGCTGCACATCAGCGACGGCCGTGACGTGCTGTGCCACCGCGCGGCGGCACCGGAAGCGGTGGGGGCGGGCCGATGA